The Pseudoalteromonas aliena SW19 genome includes a region encoding these proteins:
- a CDS encoding class I SAM-dependent methyltransferase encodes MPTFTGEEATQYDSRITRLVPGYELLHQLTNAQLQATLSDNAHVLVVGAGTGKEILTLASQNPTWQFTAQDLSADMLAIAKQRFDEQGIKNRVTIHSGSVETLNTQADAVLCLLVMHFVQDNGDKKQLLKAIKATLKKDAHLYIADLMRAETSFEREAQLTTCAQLGLTAAGQTQMGHNLESEFYPLDRMRFSELLNECKFGIPKLYFKALGFSGYVV; translated from the coding sequence GTGCCAACATTTACAGGCGAAGAAGCAACTCAGTACGATAGCCGCATTACCCGTTTAGTACCTGGTTACGAGCTATTACATCAACTTACTAATGCACAATTACAAGCAACGCTAAGCGACAATGCACATGTTTTAGTAGTAGGGGCAGGCACTGGCAAAGAAATTCTGACACTGGCCTCCCAGAACCCTACATGGCAATTTACCGCGCAAGACTTATCTGCTGATATGCTGGCGATCGCAAAACAGCGCTTTGACGAGCAAGGCATAAAAAACCGAGTGACTATTCATAGCGGTTCAGTTGAGACGTTAAACACACAAGCTGATGCCGTTTTATGTTTACTCGTTATGCATTTTGTACAAGACAACGGCGATAAAAAACAGTTATTAAAAGCGATTAAAGCCACTCTTAAAAAAGACGCACACCTGTATATTGCCGATTTAATGCGTGCCGAAACTTCATTTGAGCGCGAAGCACAACTTACAACATGCGCGCAGCTTGGTTTAACAGCAGCAGGGCAAACACAAATGGGACACAACCTAGAAAGCGAGTTTTACCCGCTTGATAGAATGCGCTTTAGTGAACTGCTTAACGAGTGTAAATTTGGTATTCCTAAACTGTATTTTAAAGCGCTAGGCTTTAGTGGGTATGTTGTTTAA
- a CDS encoding short chain dehydrogenase, which translates to MKTVILIGAQGKMGQAALAGLSKHKVITAGRSGDVDHIVDITSEQSIAELYKKVGYFDAVVNTVGLCEYETFADMSEAQWMSTIMSKMMGQINLVRIGQKYIADGGSFTLISGILNVKPIPFAIADATTSGAIDTFVRCVSLEMSRGTRINVVNPTVLEEAWGVYGEMMPGFQPVPGKLVGKAFERSVDGFISGEVIFVDA; encoded by the coding sequence ATGAAAACAGTAATTTTAATAGGCGCACAAGGCAAAATGGGTCAAGCGGCATTAGCTGGTTTATCTAAGCACAAAGTAATTACCGCAGGTCGCTCTGGCGATGTAGATCATATTGTTGATATTACCAGTGAGCAGTCAATTGCTGAACTGTATAAAAAGGTAGGCTATTTTGATGCCGTAGTTAATACAGTGGGTTTATGTGAGTACGAAACGTTTGCAGATATGAGCGAAGCCCAGTGGATGAGCACTATTATGAGTAAAATGATGGGGCAAATTAACCTTGTACGCATAGGCCAAAAGTACATTGCTGATGGCGGTTCATTTACGTTAATTAGCGGTATTTTAAACGTTAAGCCTATTCCGTTTGCGATTGCTGATGCAACAACTAGCGGTGCAATAGATACCTTTGTTAGATGTGTATCACTAGAAATGTCTCGTGGCACACGTATTAACGTGGTTAACCCTACCGTACTAGAAGAAGCATGGGGCGTTTACGGTGAAATGATGCCAGGTTTTCAGCCAGTACCAGGTAAACTTGTAGGTAAAGCGTTTGAGCGTTCGGTTGATGGCTTTATCTCTGGTGAAGTTATTTTTGTAGACGCATAA